The sequence below is a genomic window from Microbacterium sp. SORGH_AS_0888.
GTGCGCTCCGTCGGTGCGCTGCCGTCGCCCGGGTCCACCCACACGATGCCCGAGCTGGCGCCGCCCTTGACCGCCGTCGTGGGCACGACGAGCACGCCCGTCACGCTCCCGATCGTGAGGTCGACCGTCGCGGGCAGTCCCGCGAAGACGGTCGCCTCGCCGGGGATGGCGCAGCGCACGCTCGTCGTGTTGTCCTCGGCCACCTGCACCGTGACCCCTGTGCAGGTGAACGGCGCGGGGCCGCCCGTGATGGTCACCGTCGCCTGGCTCGGCGCGTTCAGCAGGCGGTACAGCTGGACCGGCTGGACCGTGGCGAGCACGTGGTAGCGCGCGGGGGTCAGCGAGGCGAGCTCCGCGCCGATCGTCGCCGGCTGCCCCTTCACGACGGCGATCTTGGCGAGCTCTCCCGCCTCGGGGGCCGTCACGTCGACGAGGCGCGAGTTGTCGGCCCGCTTGATCGTGAAGAGCGCCTGACCCGCGGTCACCGACTGCCCGTCGCCGACCTTCACCTCCGTCACCGTCCCCTCGATGTCGGCCTTGAGCGCGTAGGCCTCGTCCCGCGCGATGGTCCCGTTCAGGCTCATGGCGTTGACGACGTCGCCACGCGACACCGCGACGATCGGGTCGCTCACCGCCCCCGCGGGGAGCTCCGCCGCCGCTCGGGCGTCGTCGGGGAAGAACGCCATCTTCACCAGAGACGCGGCGATCAGACCGAACACCGCCACCAACAGGATGGGAAAGACCCACCGTCGCCAGACCACCATGCTTCCCCCTCGGGTAATTTCCGGGTATGTACTTTCCGAGTATATGCATACGTGGCATGTGGCATGCAGTCTCCGCCAAGGTCACGGGTGGATAACATGGGGACGGTGTGCCTGCCGCGCACGCAAGTGCCGGCGTGCCCGCGCCGACCGATGGATGGAGATGCCTGGTGGCCAACCCGCTCGAGAAACTGCTCCGCGCCGGCGAGGGACGGATCCTCCGTCGCCTCGGCCAGATCGTCAAGGCGGTGGGCGCGCTCGAGGACGAGTACGCCCAGCTGACCGACGAGGAACTGCGCGGCGAGACCGCCGAGCTGCGCGCCCGCTACGAGGCGGGGGAGACGCTCGATCAGCTGCTGCCGGAGGCGTTCGCCGCCGTGCGGGAGGCGGCCAAGCGCACCCTGGGACAGCGGCCCTACGACGTCCAGGTCATGGGCGGAGCGGCCCTGCACCTCGGCAACATCGCGGAGATGAAGACCGGTGAGGGCAAGACGCTGACGGCGACCTTCGCGGCCTACCTCAACGCGATCGCCGGGCACGGCGTGCACGTCGTCACGGTCAACGACTTCCTCGCGAGCTACCAGTCCGAGCTCATGGGACGTGTCTACCGCGCCCTCGGCATGACGACCGGCACGATCGTCTCCGGCCAGAACCCGCAGGTGCGTCGGCAGCAGTACGAGGCCGACATCACGTACGGCACCAACAACGAGTTCGGCTTCGACTACCTGCGCGACAACATGGCCTGGCAGAAGCAGGACCTCGTGCAGCGGGGCCACTTCTTCGCGATCGTCGACGAGGTCGACTCGATCCTCATCGACGAGGCGCGCACGCCGCTCATCATCTCCGGTCCGTCCTCGGGGGAGGCGAATCGCTGGTTCACGGAGTTCGCGAAGATCGCCAGGACGCTCGAGGCCGGCGTCGACTACGAGGTCGATGAGAAGAAGCGCACGATCGGTGTGCTCGAGCCGGGCATCGAGAAGGTCGAGGACTACCTCGGCATCGACAACCTCTACGAGTCCGCGAACACGCCGTTGATCTCGTTCCTCAACAACTCGATCAAGGCGCTGGCGCTGTTCAAGCGCGACTCCGACTACGTCGTGATGAACGACGAGGTCATGATCGTCGACGAGCACACCGGACGCATCCTCGTCGGGCGCCGCTACAACGAGGGCATCCACCAGGCGATCGAGGCCAAGGAGGGGGTCCCGGTCAAGGCGGAGAACCAGACGCTCGCGACCGTCACGCTGCAGAACTACTTCCGTCTGTACGACAAGCTCTCGGGCATGACCGGCACCGCCGAGACCGAGGCGGCCGAGTTCATGTCGACCTATCAGCTCGGCGTGGTCCCGATCCCGACGAACAAGCCCATGATCCGCAAGGACCAGCCCGACCTCGTCTACAAGAACGAGCAGGCCAAGTTCGCGCAGGTCGTCGAGGACATCGCCAGCCGGCACGAGGCCGGCCAGCCCGTGCTCGTCGGCACCGTCAGCGTCGAGAAGAGCGAGTACCTCTCGCGGCTGCTCGCGAAGAAGGGCGTCAAGCACGAGGTCCTCAACGCGAAGAACCACGCGCGCGAGGCCGAGATCGTCGCGCGGGCCGGGAAGCTGGGAGCCGTGACCGTGGCGACCAACATGGCCGGCCGCGGCACCGACATCATGCTCGGCGGCAACGCCGAGTTCCTCGCCGTGCAGGAGATGAAGGCCAAGGGCCTCGACCCGGTCGAGACGCCGGAGGAGTACGAGGCGGAGTGGGATGCCGTCTACGAGCGCGTGCGCGACGAGGTCGCCGCCGAGGCGGCCAAGGTCGTGGAGACCGGCGGACTCTACGTCCTCGGCACCGAACGTCACGAGTCGCGCCGGATCGACAACCAGCTGCGAGGACGCTCGGGACGTCAGGGCGACCCGGGGGAGAGCCGCTTCTACCTCTCGCTGACCGACGACCTCATGCGGCTGTTCCAGTCCGGTGCGGCGGAGGCGATCCTCGCCCGCACCAACTTCCCCGACGACGTGGCGATCGAGTCGGGCATGGTGAGCCGTGCGATCAAGAGCGCCCAGGCGCAGGTCGAGGCGCGCAACGCCGAGATGCGCAAGAACGTGCTCAAGTACGACGACGTCCTCAACCGGCAGCGTGAGGCGATCTACGCCGACCGCCGTCACATGCTGCAGGGCGACGACATCGCCGACCGCGTCCAGCACTTCATCGAGGACGCGATCGACGCCATCGTGGACGACAAGACCGGCAGCGGCCACACCGAGAGCTGGGACTTCGACGCGCTCTGGACCGAGCTGAAGACGATCTACCCCGTCGGCGTCACGATCGACGAGGTCATCGCGGAGGCCGGCGAGAAGGGCCGTGTGACCGCGGCGGGTCTCAAGCGGGAGCTGCGCAGCGACGCGAAGATCGCCTACCAGCGCCGTGAGGAGCAGCTGGGGGCCGAGGCGCTGCGCGAGCTCGAGCGCCGGGTCGTGCTGCAGGTGCTCGACCGCCGGTGGCGCGACCACCTCTACGAGATGGACTACCTGAAGGACGGCATCGGCCTGCGCGCCATGGCGCAGCGCGACCCCCTCATCGAGTACCAGCGCGAGGGGTTCGAGATGTTCCAGGCCATGATGGGCCAGATCAAGGAGGAGTCGGTCGGGTTCCTCTTCAACCTCGAGGTCGAGGTGCGCACGGACGGCGCCGAGGTCACCGAGGTCGAGGCGAAGGGGCTCAACGCGTCCGCGCCGGAGCAGCAGCGCCTCGAGTACTCGGCCCCGAGCGAGGACGGCGACGTCGAGGTCCGCAACAACCGCGGGCAGGTGCAGCAGGCCGCGACCGGGAAAGCGCGC
It includes:
- the secA gene encoding preprotein translocase subunit SecA; the protein is MANPLEKLLRAGEGRILRRLGQIVKAVGALEDEYAQLTDEELRGETAELRARYEAGETLDQLLPEAFAAVREAAKRTLGQRPYDVQVMGGAALHLGNIAEMKTGEGKTLTATFAAYLNAIAGHGVHVVTVNDFLASYQSELMGRVYRALGMTTGTIVSGQNPQVRRQQYEADITYGTNNEFGFDYLRDNMAWQKQDLVQRGHFFAIVDEVDSILIDEARTPLIISGPSSGEANRWFTEFAKIARTLEAGVDYEVDEKKRTIGVLEPGIEKVEDYLGIDNLYESANTPLISFLNNSIKALALFKRDSDYVVMNDEVMIVDEHTGRILVGRRYNEGIHQAIEAKEGVPVKAENQTLATVTLQNYFRLYDKLSGMTGTAETEAAEFMSTYQLGVVPIPTNKPMIRKDQPDLVYKNEQAKFAQVVEDIASRHEAGQPVLVGTVSVEKSEYLSRLLAKKGVKHEVLNAKNHAREAEIVARAGKLGAVTVATNMAGRGTDIMLGGNAEFLAVQEMKAKGLDPVETPEEYEAEWDAVYERVRDEVAAEAAKVVETGGLYVLGTERHESRRIDNQLRGRSGRQGDPGESRFYLSLTDDLMRLFQSGAAEAILARTNFPDDVAIESGMVSRAIKSAQAQVEARNAEMRKNVLKYDDVLNRQREAIYADRRHMLQGDDIADRVQHFIEDAIDAIVDDKTGSGHTESWDFDALWTELKTIYPVGVTIDEVIAEAGEKGRVTAAGLKRELRSDAKIAYQRREEQLGAEALRELERRVVLQVLDRRWRDHLYEMDYLKDGIGLRAMAQRDPLIEYQREGFEMFQAMMGQIKEESVGFLFNLEVEVRTDGAEVTEVEAKGLNASAPEQQRLEYSAPSEDGDVEVRNNRGQVQQAATGKARQAAAAAAAPQAPAEPSVRGAFGQRVDPAAGGAPAPQNRAERRASGKKK
- a CDS encoding efflux RND transporter periplasmic adaptor subunit; amino-acid sequence: MVVWRRWVFPILLVAVFGLIAASLVKMAFFPDDARAAAELPAGAVSDPIVAVSRGDVVNAMSLNGTIARDEAYALKADIEGTVTEVKVGDGQSVTAGQALFTIKRADNSRLVDVTAPEAGELAKIAVVKGQPATIGAELASLTPARYHVLATVQPVQLYRLLNAPSQATVTITGGPAPFTCTGVTVQVAEDNTTSVRCAIPGEATVFAGLPATVDLTIGSVTGVLVVPTTAVKGGASSGIVWVDPGDGSAPTERTVSLGINDGTSVEVTDGLAEGDMIRQFAPGTESSAEEICYDDGRGGQFCETGTSW